The following nucleotide sequence is from Flavobacterium sp. N1736.
TGTTTCACGCAGATTTCGCTGATTTTGGCTAATTTACGCAGATCAAAATTTTAAAAATCTGTTGAATCTGCTTTTATCTTTTTAAATCTGCGTGAAAATTTTTACTCTCGCAGATTTTGCTGATTAAGCAGATTTAAATTTAATTTGTGCTAATTAGTGCAATTAGTGGCGAACCTTTCTAATTATTTTTTAATTATAAAAAGTACTTTTTCTTTTATTTCAGATTGGGGAATTACTACTGTTTTTCCTCCTTTGATATTTGCTTTTTTAGTGAAATTTCCGGTTGCGGCGTTAATCGCGTACACTTCAAAATCTCCTTTGTAAGCAGAAAGATCGACTGAAACTTCTTTTTCATTTTTGATGTAGAAAAGGTAACTTTTTCCACTATTTTCTAATGTCCAGATATTGTCTGAAAACGTATTTCCGGCTACTAATTTCATTTCGCTTAAAGCGGAATAAAATTCCGGAAGCGCAATTTTTGGAATATTTGGCAACGAAGCTCCCGCCATTAAAGCCGGCCATCCAAATCTTGGAGACGCATCTGTAGAGTAAAGAATTACTTTTTCAGGATATTTTTCACGGTATTCACGAACGGCGCGATATACCTGATCGTCTGTTTCTTTTCCGGTTTTTAATTTTCTGGCGTGTTGTCTTGGCGCTAAATTTAAACCTCCTTGCGGTGCATAGGCAGATCCGTCTTCTTTATAATACCAATAACGAATGTCGATTGCGTCTACTGTTTTGGCTCTTTGCGCATCATTTAAAATAGCATCCTGAACATCTTTTGTAGCGCTTAAACCAATGATTCCGCTTTTATGGGTTTCGTCTTTCCATTTTTGAACTTCATCTATCCAAAATTCCATAAAATGAAGCGGTCCAGTATATTCCGCGCTTGTTAACTGAATTACGTTGCTGTTGTCCTGAAAGTTTTCTAACGATTTTCGGATGAAACCCTGATGTAATTTTCTTCTAACAGGATTCGTAATATCATAAAATTGTTCTGCCATAAAGATACGTTTGTCTCCTGCATACGGCGGTGGTTCCGGAAAACCTGTACTGTTTATATTGTTTGCCGAACGCCACGGTGAACTTGCCCAATGCGCTCCGGCTTCTATAATATTATGTTGAAAATATTGTTGATTGACTAACAATTGTCCTTTGGTTTCTGCCAAATCAGCAAAAAGTGCCAAACGATCCCAGTACCAATCGTTAAATTTTGTCAAATCGTATTTGCTTAATTGATCCCAGGCCAAATCCTGACCGCTTCTTGCAAATGGCTGTTCGTAAAATGGGGGCCAAACATCGGCATCAAAACGGCGAACGCGTTCGTGATCGTCCATTCTTCTTTCGTACCATAATCCGTAATTATGTTCTACAGCAACCATATTATTGGTACTTAAATAATCAACAACTTCGTTGATATTATCTGTAAATCCGGTTCCTGTTCTTCCCGGAACAAATCTCGTAATATCCGGCGATGATTTAGAAATATCACTATCTCTCAAACTTCCTCGCCACCACGGCACGTTTAATCTATTTCCTGCAATTACTTTATTGTCGTACGTAAGCCAACCATTTTTTGTAATTACTTTAGTATTGGAAGTTGTATTTTGTTCTGTATTTATTTTTAAATCATTCGCGTTTTTAAGACCTGAATTATTGGTGTCGATTGGATTCGATTTTGAAACTTCGCCAATCCATTCCAGTAAACTTTCTTTTGGGGCAACTGAATTTTTAGTTAATTCCTGTGCCACTTCAACTGCGGGACTTGATGAAGGTTCTGAACCCAAATCATAAATAAATGGTTTTACAGGAAGTTGCTGCAAACGATTTTCTAGTTGCGCATAAAACAAACTTCTCGGACTAATATGACCGTTTACATCTTTCCAATGACCATCGCCTGCCATGATTCCGCCCCAAACCCCAAAAGCCCAGTTTTGCGCCGTTGGCGGATTATAACATTCTATTTTAGATGCCGAAGTTTCCCAAATAACGCTATTTGCCGCTGTCCAGCCTGCGCCTCTTCCGTTTTGTTCTCTGTTGTTGTAACTTAGAGCGTGACCGTCGACATACGAAACATCAAATAAAACTCCTGTCGCCCAACTGCCAATGGCTCCGCTGTTATTGAAAGGCAAATACGATTGACATTGAATAAACACATTTGGACCTGTTGTTCCAAATCCGCCTACTGCA
It contains:
- a CDS encoding DUF6298 domain-containing protein; amino-acid sequence: MNFTQLKNIISLHKNNLFLLCSALFLITNNSVAQTNFPDIIKTKEGKLSFTADNKGNQIPDFSYAGYMASEKAIPNVENKIFVPKQEEDATQRIQAAIDYVSNLKPNKTGFRGAVLLDKGTFKIAGTLFIRKSGVVLRGSGNSENGTILLGTGLKREAVIRILGIDDKKSGETFDFNTNYTPLGTKTIQLKNTSKLKPSDEIIITKPLTVNWIKELKMDDFGAETGWIGWKKDDWDISWNRIITKINGNEVTLNAPLTMTLDDVYGTAKVTTYSWSGRIEQIGVENILLKSTYDQSKPKDEEHRWLGISIENTRNAWVKQVNFKHFSGGAVSLLKSAQQITVEDCIATEPISEIAGFRRHTFYTEGQQTLFQRCYSEYGYHDFAVGGFGTTGPNVFIQCQSYLPFNNSGAIGSWATGVLFDVSYVDGHALSYNNREQNGRGAGWTAANSVIWETSASKIECYNPPTAQNWAFGVWGGIMAGDGHWKDVNGHISPRSLFYAQLENRLQQLPVKPFIYDLGSEPSSSPAVEVAQELTKNSVAPKESLLEWIGEVSKSNPIDTNNSGLKNANDLKINTEQNTTSNTKVITKNGWLTYDNKVIAGNRLNVPWWRGSLRDSDISKSSPDITRFVPGRTGTGFTDNINEVVDYLSTNNMVAVEHNYGLWYERRMDDHERVRRFDADVWPPFYEQPFARSGQDLAWDQLSKYDLTKFNDWYWDRLALFADLAETKGQLLVNQQYFQHNIIEAGAHWASSPWRSANNINSTGFPEPPPYAGDKRIFMAEQFYDITNPVRRKLHQGFIRKSLENFQDNSNVIQLTSAEYTGPLHFMEFWIDEVQKWKDETHKSGIIGLSATKDVQDAILNDAQRAKTVDAIDIRYWYYKEDGSAYAPQGGLNLAPRQHARKLKTGKETDDQVYRAVREYREKYPEKVILYSTDASPRFGWPALMAGASLPNIPKIALPEFYSALSEMKLVAGNTFSDNIWTLENSGKSYLFYIKNEKEVSVDLSAYKGDFEVYAINAATGNFTKKANIKGGKTVVIPQSEIKEKVLFIIKK